In the genome of Phormidium ambiguum IAM M-71, the window TAAAGGGCAAATTGTCGCTGTAATTCAATTATCTAATAAAGCTGGTAATGAACCTTTTAATGAAGAAGATGAGCAAGAATTTCAGAGATTTGTTGATGATATCGGCGTAATTCTGGAAAGTTGCCAACTATTTTATCAAGCAGGGCGAAACCAACGGGGTGCTAATGCTTTATTAAAAGCTACACAAATTTTAGGTCAAAGTCTCGATTTAGAAACTACATTAAAGTCAGTAATGGAACAAGCCCGTACTTTAATGCAGGCCGATCGCAGTACACTATTTTTATTATTTAAAGAAACTAACGAACTTTGGACAAAAGTAGCCGCTGCTGACGGCAAAACAATGTTAGAAATTCGCATTCCCGCTAATAAGGGAATTGCAGGTTATGTTGCTTCCACAGGTCAACCTCTAAATATACCTGACGCATATAAAGACCCCCGTTTCGATCCCACTACTGACCAACGTACAGGCTACCGCACGCGAAATATTCTCTGTTTGCCCGTTTATAATTCAGCAGGTAATTTAATTGGCGTAACTCAACTAATTAATAAACATCAAGGTAGTTTTACTTCTTCTGATGAAGAGTTTATGCGAGCATTTAATATTCAAGCGGGAATAGCATTAGAAAATGCGAAACTTTTTGAAAGCGTATTACTAGAAAAACAATATCAAAAAGACATTCTACAAAGCCTTTCTGATGCGGTGATTTCCACCGATATGATTGGGAGAATTGTAACTATTAATGATGCAGCATTAGAATTATTGGGTTGCCCAGTCCAACAGACAAATAGCGATCGATTTAATAAAGCTAATTGGGAAAATGAATTGATGGGTCGGTTAGTTTGGGAAGTAGTACCAATTGAAAATTTACAAATGCGCTTAGAAGATAGTTTAAAAAATGGCGCTAATCACTATGTTCCCGAACAAAGTTTGACTGTTGGTTTATGGATTAAAGAACCTTGTTTTTCCGAAAAGAAATCGGGTGAATTTACAGTAATAAATCATCAAAATACTCATGAAATTATAGGATGTCAATTTATTTTAGCAATTCCCGATCGCAAAAATCCTGAATATTACATTCCTTGGAATCAAGCGCAAACAAACCCAGAAGATATAACAGAAAACCAACTTCCCCATCAGATACATAAAGATCGAATAAAACATATTGAACGCAGCGTCAATCTTTCAGTGAAACCACTCACAAATCCAGATGGAGATGTGCGAGGCGGTTTAGTAGTATTAGAAGATATTTCCCAACAAAAAAGAATGAAAAACGCCATGTATCGTTACATGACTCCCGGAGTTGCAGAACGAGTTATGGCACAAGCAGACGATTCTTTAATGGTAGGAGAAAGAAAAGAAGTTACAATTTTGTTTTCTGATATTCGCGGCTACACTACAATCACAGAAAACTTAGGTGCAGGAGAAGTAGTATCACTCCTGAATCAATATTTTGAAACAATGGTAGAAGCAGTTTTTGACCATGAAGGCACTCTTGATAAATTTATTGGTGATGCTTTAATGGCAGTATTTGGCGCGCCATTATCATTACAAGATCATGCTTGGAAAGCCGTCAAAACAGCTTTAGATATGCGGCAACGTCTAGCCAAATTCAATCAACAACGTCGCGCTAAAAATCAACCAATAATCGCTATTGGGATTGGGATTAGTTCAGGAGAAGTAGTTTCGGGAAATATTGGTTCCCATAAACGCATGGACTATACAGTAATTGGTGATGGAGTAAACTTAAGTTCTCGCTTAGAAGGCGTGACTAAAGAGTATCGATGCGATATTATTTTAAGTGAGTTTACTTACAAGTTATGTCATCAACATATTTGGGTACAGGAGTTAGATAAAATTCGCGTCAAAGGCAAACAAGAAGCTGTGAAAATTTACCGCCTAATTAGCGATCGCTCTCAACCTCTAGACAAAGAAACACAAGAATTTTTGTACTATTACAACTTAGGTAGAGAAGCATTCTTAGAACGGAAATTTTCTCAAGCAATTAGGGATTTTGAAATAGCACAAAAATTGCAAACGAATGACGCAGCCCTCAACATTCATCTCGAAAGAGCCAGAACATATCTTAGCAAACCTCCCGCCAAAGAATGGGATGGCGTTCACGAAATGACCACCAAATAAAATTTACAGGCTGGTAAGCTCAATTAATTACTAAAATTTTTATTGCGATTTATCGCAATAAAAATCAGACTAATCGTTAAATTACCATGAACCAAAAACTGTACGAAGGCAAAGCCAAAATTATTTACACAACCGACCAACCAGAAATTTTGTTAGCACATTACAAAGATGACGCTACAGCATTTAATGCTCAAAAAAAAGGTCAAATTGTTGGCAAGGGACAAATTAACTGCACGGTTTCCACACACTTATTTAACTTACTAGAAAAACAGGGAATTCGTACTCATTTTGTCGAACAAACAGCCCCAGACAAAATGTTAGTCCGGCGCGTAAAAATAGTACCGCTAGAAGTAGTAGTGAGAAATATTGCAGCAGGCAGTCTTTGTAAACAAACCGGATTACCAGAAGGGAAAATATTACCAAATCCCTTAGTGGAATTTTATTATAAAGACGACGCATTAGGCGATCCATTACTGACTTACGATCGCATATTAGTAATGGAAATCGCCACCCCGGAACAAATCGAACAACTGCGAAGTCTCTCCCTAAAAGTTAACCGAATTCTCAGCGAATTTTTCAACCAATGCGGCATCACCCTAGTAGACTTCAAACTAGAATTTGGCCTAGATGAAACCCAACAAATTCTCCTAGCTGACGAAATCAGCCCTGATACCTGTCGCCTCTGGAATCAGTCAGAAACCGACTCCGAAAAACGAGTCATGGACAAAGACCGCTTCCGCCGCGACTTAGGCAACGTAGAAAACGCCTATCAACAAGTCCTAGAAAGAGTTTTAGCCCATACGAGCAATTAAAGGCAGAAGGCAAGAAAGGCAGAAGGCAGAAGGCAGAAGGGAAGAAAGGTAAAAGGTAAATAATTCTCCTTGTCCCCTTGTCCCCCCTGCTCCCCTGCTCCCCTGCTCCCCTGCCTCTACTCTTGCCAAATTGCTAAATTCGGCACATGATCCCAACAAAGCAGATAATGAGGTATTGCCTAAACAGGTGATATTGTGTTGTGTTGAATACTTTAATAGAGAGGAGTCCCCTCGTTGGGAGTCTTCAGTTAAAAGCTCAAACCGAAATAAAGCTTTAAAGGCTGTAGACTAATAAACTCTGGATTAACGATGGTGTGTGGAAGTGGTAAATAACGAAAACAAAATGCGTTTATCTCCAGTTTTGGTAGCAGCTGTTGCTTGGGTAACATTGAGTAACTCAAATCCAGCTTCCGGGCAAACAACGGAAAACAAATCTGCAACAGCAATCAAACATCTAAATGAATTAGAACTTGCAGCGCATTCACCTAGCGCCGAAAGTCAAAGTACTGAATCTCGATCGATCGAGAATGCCGATATAATTAATACTCTTACTCACGTTACTTCCGAACCTGCACAAAAATCAGAAGCACTAGTTTCGCAGGTAAAAAAATTAAATCAGGAAATTACTATTTCCGCCCTAACAATTTTGCCATCGGAGGTGGAAAAAACTGCTCAGAAGCCAATCAAACAGGAACTACAGGCACACATTAATGTGTCCGAAAATCACATTCCCACGTTTGAACTTCTAGCCCATTACTCGCCTAAAGATACCCAATTACAGCAGAGTGCATTTTATTCCTTAAATCATATTTCCGAATTTTCGCCAAATCTTAATCCGGTAATTACAGCACAAGCAACACCCCCAACTGACGCACCAGCACCAACAACACCAGAACCTACAGAACCCCCAGCAACAGAATCAGGTAAACCCCCTGCTGAAGGTCAAACCCCCAATCAACCAACAGAACCAGAAAAACCACCTGCGGAAAACCAAACCCCCAGTCAAATAGATACTCCTCCCAGTGGACAACCTAGCACTAATCCCTTACCAACACTGGAACAGAATGCGCCCCCTTCAATACCCACTCAACCTAAGCCCCCTGCTCAACCTGTGCCTTCTTCAGAAGGAGAACCTCGCGTATTAGTAGCAGAAGTGTTGGTAAGTGGTGTTGACGGAAAACTGCAAGAAATTGTTTATGATGCAGTTCGCACCCGTCCAGGGAGAACAACTACTAAATCACAATTACAAGAAGACATTAACGCCGTTTTTGCTACTGGTTATTTTTCCAGAGTTAGAGCCGAACCCACTGATACACCTTTGGGCGTGAGGGTAACATTTGTTGTAGAACCCAACCCTGTTCTACGTTCAGTGCAAATAGAAGGCAGCCAAGTAATACCAAAAGACTTAATAGACAGCACATTCCGGGAACAATACAACGAAATTCTCAATTTCCGTGATTTACAAGCTGGTATCAGACAACTAGAACAGTGGTACAAAGACAGGGGATATGTTTTAGCACAAGTAGTAGATACCAAAGTTTCCCCAGAAGGTACTGTAACCCTGGAAGTTGCAGAAGGGGTAGTTGAAGATATTCAAGTACAGTTCTTGAATCGGGAAGGAGAAACTGTTGATGCTGAAGGAAAGCCAATTAGGGGAAGAACTCAGCAATATGTAATTACCCGCGAAATGGCAACTAAGCCAGGTACAGTGTTTAACCGAAATGAAATTCAACGGGATTTACAGCGGGTATTTGGTTTGGGCTTATTCGATGATGTCAAATTATCGTTAAATCCTGGTCAAGACCCCCGACGAGTAAATGTACAAGTGAATGTTCGGGAGAGAAATAGTGGTTCTATTGCGGCTGGGGCAGGTTTCAGTTCGGCGGCAGGTTTATTTGGTACAGCAAGTTATCAACAGCAGAATTTGTTTGGCAGAAACCAAAAAATTGGTGCAGAGGTGCAGTTAGGTCAAAGGGAATTTCTCTTTGATTTGCGTTTTACTGACCCTTGGATTGCGGGCGACCCCTATCGAACATCTTACACAGTTAACTTGTTTAGAAGGCGATCGATCTCCCTAATTTTTGACGGTGGCGACCCAGAAATTAGATTACCAAACGGCGACAGACCCAGAATCCTCCGACTCGGTGGCGGTGTCACCTTTACCCGTCCTCTATCTCGTAATCCCTTAGAAGCTTCTGATTGGGTAGCTTCTTTAGGATTGCAATATCAAAATGTCTCCATTCGTGACTCCGATGGCGACCTCAGACCCAGAGACGAACTTGGAAACGACCTCAGCTTTAGTGGCTCAGGAAAAGATGACTTAGTAACCGTACAACTTGGTGCAGTCCGCGATAAACGCAACAACCCCACGCGCACCACCCAAGGTTCCATCTTCCGCATCGGTCTAGAACAATCCGTACCCCTTGGTCAAGGTAGCATCCTGATGACCAGATTGCGCGGAAGTTACAGCTACTACATTCCCGTTAAATTAACCAACTTTACCCCAGGCCCACAAGCACTCGCTTTCAACATCCAAGGTGGAACGGTTTTAGGTGATTTACCCCCCTACGAAGCCTTCTCCTTAGGCGGCGTTAACTCTGTTCGCGGTTACGATGAAGGTGAACTGGGTAGCGGTCGCAGTTACATTCAAGCTACCGCTGAGTATCGCTTCCCAATCTTCTCAGTTATTGGCGGCGCGGTATTTGTCGATTTTGGTACAGACTTGGGAACTGCCGGAGATGTCCCTGGGAGACCCGCTGAAATCCGTAATAAACCCGGAACTGGCTTCGGCTACGGTCTCGGCGTTCGCATTCAATCACCTCTAGGTCCGATTCGGATTGATTATGGCTTCAATGATGAAGGTGATGGCCGAATTCATTTCGGTATCGGTGAAAGGTTCTAAAGAAAGGGATTGGGAAGGTAAAAGGCAGAAGGCAGAAGGCAGAAGGCAAAAATTCCCCCTTTCCCTTTTTCCCCTTTTCCCTTTTTCCCCATCATCAATAATCATTAGACAAATGACACAAACTCTGACAAATTGTTTTGAACTTTCTGGTGTTGGTCTTCATAACGGCACCATTACCAAAGTGCGGGTTTTACCAGCATTACCTGGTCAAGGTCGCTATTTTGTCAGGATTGATTTGCCGGAACAACCAACTATTCCAGCCAAGTTAGAAGCAGTAACCCAAACTCTGCTTTCTACTCAACTAGGAGAAAATAATGGCGGAGTTCGCACTGTAGAACACCTTTTAGCCGCTTTAACGGCAATGGGTGTTCGTGATGCCAGAATCGAAATTGATGGCTCTGAAGTACCGCTTTTGGATGGCTCAGCGCGAGTTTGGGTAGAGGCGATTTTACAAGCAGGACTGGTAGAAGAGGGGAGCAGGGGAGCAGGGGAGCAGGGGGGCAGGGGGGCAGAAAGTTACAATTCCCCCAATCCCCAATCCGCAGTTCCCAGTCCCTTATCCGTGTATCAGGGTGATGCTTTTGTTTGTGCTATGCCTGCGCCGGAACTGCGGTTTACTTATGGAATAGATTTCGATCTTCCAGCGATCGGCAATCAATGGTACAGTTGGTGTCCAAGTCAAGAAAGTTTTGCAGATGCGATCGCACCTGCACGCACTTTTGGTCTAGCTCATCAAGTCGAAGAGTTACGGGCTAAAGGTTTAATTAAAGGTGGAACTTTGGAAAATGCTTTGGTTTGCGATCGTTCTGGTTGGCTCAATCCACCTTTGCGATTTGCAAATGAACCAGTCCGTCATAAAATTTTAGACTTAGTAGGAGATTTGAGTTTGTTGGGCAATATCCCGATCGCTCATTACTTCGCCTACAAAGCAAGTCACAATTTGCATATCCAACTAGCTAAGTTGTTACAAGCACAAGGATTGGGGACTAGGGACTAGGGATTAGCGACTGGGGAACAAGCAAAATATTTCTGTTTACCTATCCTATTACTTTATTCCTCCAAGTTACCAATCAGCGATTTTCTTACTTCTTGATTTCAAGAATTATCCATTAAATCGAAAAATTCCAAATCTAAAATCCAAAATTGATTGAGCCGCTCATGTCCGTAATTGAAGCCAGTACATCCAATTCTCAAACTTCGGAATCAACAGATATCCCATCTTCTGCTGACAGCAAAAAAGTTTTTACAATTGAAGAAATTCAAAATTTGCTGCCCCATCGTTATCCGTTTTTATTAGTAGACCGCATCATTGATTATGTACCTGGAGAAAAGGCAGTTGGCATTAAAAATGTCACTGTTAATGAACCATTTTTCCAAGGTCATTTTCCCGGAAGACCTGTTATGCCGGGAGTGCTAATAGTCGAAGCAATGGCTCAAGTCGGTGGCATAATTTTGACTCAATTACCTGATATTGAGCGCGGTTTATTTATGTTTGCTGCGATCGATGGAGTCAAGTTCCGTCGTCCTGTAACCCCAGGGGATCAATTAGTAATGACCTTGGAACTACTCAGCATCAAACGTCGTCGCTTTGGTAAAATGCGCGGTGTCGCCCACGTAGACGGTAAACTCGCCTGCGAAGGCGATCTAATGTTTTCTTTGGTTGACTAGGAACTGAAGATTTTTAGATGGGAGATTTACAAATTGTAAATTTACTCTAAAATCTAAAGCCTAAAGCCTGAAATTTATGATGACTACCTTAATCCATCCCACAGCCGTCGTTCATCCTAGCGCCGAACTTCATCCTACAGTTCAGATTGGAGCATATTCTGTAATTGGGGAAAAGGTCAAAGTCGGCGCAGGAACAGTTATTGGCCCTCATGTTGTGATTGAAGGGCTAACGGAAATTGGCGAACAAAATGAAATTTTTCCTGGTGCTGCGATCGGTCTAGAGCCTCAAGATTTAAAATACGATGGCTCCGTTAGTTTGGTCAAAATCGGCAACGGTAACAAAATTCGTGAGTATGTCACTATTAACCGTGCCACTAATGCCGGAGAAGCTACTGTAATCGGTAATAATAACCTGCTGATGGCTTATGTCCACGTAGCTCATAACTGCGTCATTGAAGACTCAGTAGTAATTGCGAATGCTGTAGCTTTAGCTGGTCATGTCAAAATTGAATCAAAAGCAGTCATTGGCGGCGTTTTAGGGATTCATCAATTTGTCCATGTTGGGCGCTTGGCGATGGTGGGCGGAATGAGTCGGATCGATCGAGACGTTCCACCATTTATGTTAGTAGAAGGAAGCCCTTCACGAGTCCGCAGTCTCAATTTAGTTGGGTTGAAACGGGCAGGTTTTACTAGTGGCGATTTGGCAGATCTGAAAAAAGCTTTCCGTCTGCTATATCGTTCCGAATTTACCTTAAATCAAGCTCTCGAACAATTATCAGGGTTAAATAATAATCCACATATCGAGCATTTATATCACTTTCTGCAAATGTCTCAATTACCAAAACGTCGAGGCCCGATTCCCGGTAAATCCCGTAGTATAAATAATGTTGATGATAATTAGTCAAAAAGTTATTAGTCATTAGTTATTAGTCAAAAAATTTAACAAATGGCAAATAACAAATAACCAATAACAAATAACAAATGACTATTCGCATTTTCATTTCAACTGGCGAAGTTTCGGGAGATTTACAAGGGGCGTTGTTAATTAGCGCATTGCAACGTCAAGCAGAAAAACTAGGACAAGAATTAGAAATTGTCGCTTTGGGTGGTTCTCGAATGGCACAAGCTGGTGCTAAATTGTTGGGCGATACCACCAAAATTGGCTCTGTGGGCATTTTGGAATCATTGCCTTACATTGTGCCAACTTTGCGAATCCAAAATCGTGCTAAACAGTATTTACGGCAAAATCCACCTGATTTGGTAATTTTAATTGATTACATGGGGCCAAATCTTG includes:
- the lpxA gene encoding acyl-ACP--UDP-N-acetylglucosamine O-acyltransferase yields the protein MTTLIHPTAVVHPSAELHPTVQIGAYSVIGEKVKVGAGTVIGPHVVIEGLTEIGEQNEIFPGAAIGLEPQDLKYDGSVSLVKIGNGNKIREYVTINRATNAGEATVIGNNNLLMAYVHVAHNCVIEDSVVIANAVALAGHVKIESKAVIGGVLGIHQFVHVGRLAMVGGMSRIDRDVPPFMLVEGSPSRVRSLNLVGLKRAGFTSGDLADLKKAFRLLYRSEFTLNQALEQLSGLNNNPHIEHLYHFLQMSQLPKRRGPIPGKSRSINNVDDN
- the fabZ gene encoding 3-hydroxyacyl-ACP dehydratase FabZ — its product is MSVIEASTSNSQTSESTDIPSSADSKKVFTIEEIQNLLPHRYPFLLVDRIIDYVPGEKAVGIKNVTVNEPFFQGHFPGRPVMPGVLIVEAMAQVGGIILTQLPDIERGLFMFAAIDGVKFRRPVTPGDQLVMTLELLSIKRRRFGKMRGVAHVDGKLACEGDLMFSLVD
- the lpxC gene encoding UDP-3-O-acyl-N-acetylglucosamine deacetylase → MTQTLTNCFELSGVGLHNGTITKVRVLPALPGQGRYFVRIDLPEQPTIPAKLEAVTQTLLSTQLGENNGGVRTVEHLLAALTAMGVRDARIEIDGSEVPLLDGSARVWVEAILQAGLVEEGSRGAGEQGGRGAESYNSPNPQSAVPSPLSVYQGDAFVCAMPAPELRFTYGIDFDLPAIGNQWYSWCPSQESFADAIAPARTFGLAHQVEELRAKGLIKGGTLENALVCDRSGWLNPPLRFANEPVRHKILDLVGDLSLLGNIPIAHYFAYKASHNLHIQLAKLLQAQGLGTRD
- a CDS encoding BamA/TamA family outer membrane protein, which translates into the protein MRLSPVLVAAVAWVTLSNSNPASGQTTENKSATAIKHLNELELAAHSPSAESQSTESRSIENADIINTLTHVTSEPAQKSEALVSQVKKLNQEITISALTILPSEVEKTAQKPIKQELQAHINVSENHIPTFELLAHYSPKDTQLQQSAFYSLNHISEFSPNLNPVITAQATPPTDAPAPTTPEPTEPPATESGKPPAEGQTPNQPTEPEKPPAENQTPSQIDTPPSGQPSTNPLPTLEQNAPPSIPTQPKPPAQPVPSSEGEPRVLVAEVLVSGVDGKLQEIVYDAVRTRPGRTTTKSQLQEDINAVFATGYFSRVRAEPTDTPLGVRVTFVVEPNPVLRSVQIEGSQVIPKDLIDSTFREQYNEILNFRDLQAGIRQLEQWYKDRGYVLAQVVDTKVSPEGTVTLEVAEGVVEDIQVQFLNREGETVDAEGKPIRGRTQQYVITREMATKPGTVFNRNEIQRDLQRVFGLGLFDDVKLSLNPGQDPRRVNVQVNVRERNSGSIAAGAGFSSAAGLFGTASYQQQNLFGRNQKIGAEVQLGQREFLFDLRFTDPWIAGDPYRTSYTVNLFRRRSISLIFDGGDPEIRLPNGDRPRILRLGGGVTFTRPLSRNPLEASDWVASLGLQYQNVSIRDSDGDLRPRDELGNDLSFSGSGKDDLVTVQLGAVRDKRNNPTRTTQGSIFRIGLEQSVPLGQGSILMTRLRGSYSYYIPVKLTNFTPGPQALAFNIQGGTVLGDLPPYEAFSLGGVNSVRGYDEGELGSGRSYIQATAEYRFPIFSVIGGAVFVDFGTDLGTAGDVPGRPAEIRNKPGTGFGYGLGVRIQSPLGPIRIDYGFNDEGDGRIHFGIGERF
- a CDS encoding GAF domain-containing protein, with the protein product MTFPNTGSVLTTLTQLTQQHRVKALLERVRNISVKEFICLLDFITAEFQQFLRAIELINNEALETMLEDILEVITLKMGQVLQAELSTIYLVDNAKGYLWSKIPQANSDKPLEVRLPLNAGIPGHVAITEKSLIIPDAYAHPLFNPDLDKQLGYHTRDILCMPVKSSKGQIVAVIQLSNKAGNEPFNEEDEQEFQRFVDDIGVILESCQLFYQAGRNQRGANALLKATQILGQSLDLETTLKSVMEQARTLMQADRSTLFLLFKETNELWTKVAAADGKTMLEIRIPANKGIAGYVASTGQPLNIPDAYKDPRFDPTTDQRTGYRTRNILCLPVYNSAGNLIGVTQLINKHQGSFTSSDEEFMRAFNIQAGIALENAKLFESVLLEKQYQKDILQSLSDAVISTDMIGRIVTINDAALELLGCPVQQTNSDRFNKANWENELMGRLVWEVVPIENLQMRLEDSLKNGANHYVPEQSLTVGLWIKEPCFSEKKSGEFTVINHQNTHEIIGCQFILAIPDRKNPEYYIPWNQAQTNPEDITENQLPHQIHKDRIKHIERSVNLSVKPLTNPDGDVRGGLVVLEDISQQKRMKNAMYRYMTPGVAERVMAQADDSLMVGERKEVTILFSDIRGYTTITENLGAGEVVSLLNQYFETMVEAVFDHEGTLDKFIGDALMAVFGAPLSLQDHAWKAVKTALDMRQRLAKFNQQRRAKNQPIIAIGIGISSGEVVSGNIGSHKRMDYTVIGDGVNLSSRLEGVTKEYRCDIILSEFTYKLCHQHIWVQELDKIRVKGKQEAVKIYRLISDRSQPLDKETQEFLYYYNLGREAFLERKFSQAIRDFEIAQKLQTNDAALNIHLERARTYLSKPPAKEWDGVHEMTTK